In a genomic window of Mycosarcoma maydis chromosome 5, whole genome shotgun sequence:
- a CDS encoding putative Pre-mRNA splicing factor cwc22, with the protein MPSRERSPSSGLGFQSDSSRSSPPDAGVTAHKRKRSPTRSVSSRSTSSRSPSRSRSPPPRSRRRRRSSRDRSQSSNSDESTEERKNTTRAREALEQNAKTLEIAAKGEALRSTLAQLSATKSGGAYVPPARLKALMAEAAAADPGSVEYQRMSWDALKKSITGLVNKVAVENIKSIVPELFGGANLIRGRGLYCRSIMRAQALSLSFTPVFAALTAIVNTKLPMIGELLAVRLVSQFRRSFKRNDKAVCNSTAMFLAHLVNQRVVHEVLALEILVLLLEKPTDDSVEIAVGFMREVGAFLTEEAPKANNSIFDRFRAVLYEGEISKRVQYMIEVLSQVRREGFKENPRIPDALDLVEEDDQITHRISLDDQLNIEEGLNVFKMDPEFVENEERYRSIKAEILGENSDSDKTGSEADSESGSSSDDSSDDEAGEGPDDAQRQLEIHDRTETNLINLRRTIYLTIMSSLDFEESVHKLLKLEVPEGQDIELCNMIVECCSQERTYSKFYGNMGERFCKLHRKWADTFAQSFSNYYDTIHRYETNRLRNIARFFGHLFSTDSISWASMSVIHMNEEDTTSSSRIFVKIMFQEMQQQLGLKELAERFKEPSLQENWKGLFPTDNPKSTRFSINYFTSIGLGVLTEEMREYLKNAPKLLLAQRQAALAARGSDNSDSDSSSVLSSSTGSRSRTSYSSYSRSSRSYSSGSGSYSSRSRSSRSYSSRSYSSRSYSSRSRSRSRSRSRSRSRSRSRSRSRSRSRSPSEHQRHGRRRARSASYSSYSSRSRSSSSSSSRSRSRSRSRSRSFSRSLTPRGSYSRSCSRSPVPRRRAPRSRSRSADPRKRSSRRSPSVSSYSGSETDDSISRSPSPRAGYVDRRSHRHSRSASPARR; encoded by the coding sequence ATGCCTTCTCGAGAACGTTCTCCAAGCAGCGGACTAGGTTTTCAGAGTGATTCATCAAGGTCTTCGCCGCCAGATGCGGGTGTTACTGCACACAAGCGCAAGAGGTCACCTACCCGGTCTGTTTCCTCACGCAGCACTTCGTCGCGTTCTCCTTCGAGATCCAGgtcgccaccgccaaggtcaagaaggagaagaagatcgagcagaGATCGCTCACAGTCGTCGAATAGCGATGAGAGCACAGAAGAAAGGAAGAACACTACTCGGGCGCGCGAGGCTTTAGAGCAGAATGCAAAGACACTTGAAATCGCCGCCAAGGGCGAGGCTCTTCGTTCAACCCTAGCGCAGCTATCCGCTACCAAGTCTGGTGGAGCATATGTTCCGCCGGCACGTCTCAAGGCGCTCATGGCCGAagccgctgcagccgacCCTGGTAGTGTCGAGTATCAGCGAATGAGTTGGGACGCTCTCAAAAAGAGCATCACCGGCCTCGTCAACAAAGTGGCCGTGGAGAACATCAAGAGCATCGTCCCCGAACTCTTCGGCGGTGCCAACCTCATTCGTGGCCGTGGCCTCTACTGCCGCTCCATCATGCGCGCGCAAGCGCTCTCACTATCATTCACCCCCGTCTTTGCTGCGCTCACAGCTATTGTCAACACCAAACTTCCCATGATCGgagagctgctcgctgtTCGTCTGGTATCGCAGTTCCGACGCTCCTTCAAGCGTAACGATAAGGCAGTCTGCAACTCGACTGCCATGTTTCTCGCCCATCTCGTCAACCAGAGGGTCGTGCACGAAGTTCTCGCCCTCGAAATTCTcgttcttcttcttgaaaAGCCCACCGACGATAGTGTCGAGATCGCAGTTGGTTTTATGCGCGAGGTTGGTGCTTTCCTTACCGAGGAAGCGCCTAAAGCGAACAATAGCATCTTTGACCGCTTCCGAGCCGTCCTCTACGAAGGAGAAATAAGCAAACGTGTGCAATACATGATCGAGGTGCTATCTCAGGTGCGACGCGAAGGATTCAAGGAAAATCCACGCATTCCCGACGCGCTTGACCTagtcgaagaggacgacCAAATCACCCATCGTATCAGTTTGGACGATCAACTCAACATCGAAGAGGGTCTCAATGTCTTTAAAATGGATCCAGAATTTGTCGAAAACGAGGAACGATATCGTTCTATCAAAGCTGAGATTCTCGGCGAAAATTCTGACAGTGACAAAACCGGTTCTGAAGCTGATAGCgagagcggcagcagctctgACGATAgctccgacgacgaggctggCGAGGGCCCAGACGATGCTCAGCGTCAGCTCGAGATTCACGACAGGACCGAAACAAATCTTATCAACCTCCGAAGGACCATCTATCTCACCATCATGTCCTCACTCGACTTTGAAGAGAGCGTGcacaagctgctcaaacTTGAGGTGCCGGAAGGCCAAGACATTGAGCTCTGCAACATGATTGTCGAATGTTGCTCGCAGGAGCGTACCTACAGCAAATTCTACGGCAACATGGGCGAACGCTTCTGCAAGCTGCATCGGAAATGGGCCGATACATTTGCGCAGAGTTTTAGTAACTACTACGATACCATCCATCGCTACGAGACAAATCGACTGCGAAACATTGCCCGGTTTTTTGGCCACCTCTTTTCTACTGATAGTATCAGCTGGGCATCCATGTCTGTCATCCACATGAACGAGGAAGATACCACAAGCAGTTCGAGAATCTTTGTCAAGATCATGTTTCAagagatgcagcagcagcttggcctcAAGGAGCTCGCTGAGCGTTTCAAGGAGCCCAGCTTGCAAGAAAACTGGAAGGGTCTTTTCCCTACAGACAATCCCAAGAGCACACGCTTCTCGATCAACTACTTCACGTCGATCGGCTTAGGTGTATTGACGGAAGAAATGCGCGAGTATCTCAAAAATGCTCCCAAATTATTGTTGGCGcagcgtcaagctgctttggcagcaCGAGGCTCGGACAATAGTGACTCCGACTCATCCAGTGTCCTGTCTAGCAGTACGGGTTCGCGCAGCAGAACTTCTTACTCTTCCTACTCGCGCTCGTCACGCTCCTACTCGTCCGGGTCCGGATCTTACTCTTCCAGATCTCGCTCATCACGTTCGTACTCCTCGCGCTCCTACTCGAGCCGCTCGTATTCTTCccgcagtcgcagtcgcagtcgcagtcgcagtcgtAGTCGTAGTCGTAGTCGTAgtcgcagccgcagccgcagccgcagccgcagtcCGTCTGAGCACCAACGTCACGGCAGACGCCGCGCACGATCTGCTTCGTATTCATCGTATTCTTCTaggtcgaggtcgagttcgagttcgagttcgagatcgagatccaGGTCCAGATCCAGGTCACGGTCATTttcgcgctcgctcactCCAAGAGGCTCTTATTCGCGTTCTTGTTCGCGCTCTCCTGTGCCGAGACGACGCGCGCCACGTTCTCGCTCACGGTCTGCAGATCCGAGAAAGCGATCCAGCCGCCGATCACCATCTGTGTCGTCCTACTCTGGCTCTGAGACGGATGACTCGATATCGCGCTCTCCTTCACCTCGAGCTGGCTATGTTGATCGTCGGTCTCATCGTCATTCCCGATCCGCTTCGCCTGCCCGACGATAG
- a CDS encoding uncharacterized protein (related to yellowish-green 1 (ayg1)): MRSILVSLFFGYHLLFVPWITGASADADDSTDILISFAQSIMNDTTPFPYHASISSWYETFLQVALQRKAWPVDGYADETDFAPIFALLEATYPDQTVNDLQDDEWADAFNFKGQELLQIADSLRANNSTQNATIYYMRAANVFRLAYFPWVHEKTSQSRAKLYAWKMDKHAFKQALSSINAFYYSKTSATLAGDEAFDIPLRVYKAKNVNGAQPVVVIITGLDHYHTFMLDHISALTSYGFTVITVAMPGTADSPITGKDEKAQEQYWTSIVDWISYNPELFDASCVSFWGISAGSYWALRVSRVEKSRVRRVVSQGTASHYAFTRTWLEAAEKLAYPVSLQRALGQSFGFADPESFKNEVEQYSLLRQGLLDQNAAELIAVNGEQDTIFPIDDQRILAEHGPGALLRWFPHMGHNGEPLSSAWLYDFWQQRGAC, encoded by the exons ATGAGAAGCATCCTCGTCTCGCTTTTTTTCGGCTACCACTTGCTTTTTGTTCCTTGGATCACTGGAGCCAGCGCCGATGCGGATGACTCGACCGACATCTTGATCTCCTTCGCTCAGTCGATCATGAATGACACCACGCCCTTTCCCTACCACGCTTCCATCTCCTCATGGTATGAGACTTTCTTGCAGGTTGCTCTGCAGCGAAAAGCATGGCCTGTGGATGGCTATGCTGACGAAACCGACTTTGCACCCAtcttcgcgcttcttgaAGCTACTTATCCGGACCAGACCGTCAATGATCTTCAAGACGATGAATGGGCCGATGCCTTCAACTTTAAAGGTCAAGAGCTCCTTCAGATCGCCGACAGTCTACGAGCAAACAATTCAACCCAGAATGCCACCATCTATTACAT GCGAGCTGCCAATGTCTTTCGGCTTGCCTACTTCCCATGGGTTCACGAGAAAACCAGCCAGTCCAGAGCCAAATTGTATGCATGGAAGATGGACAAACACGCCTTCAAGCAAGCGTTGAGTTCGATCAACGCCTTTTACTATTCGAAAACGAGTGCAACTCTTGCAGGTGACGAAGCCTTTGACATTCCGCTTCGTGTGTACAAAGCAAAAAATGTCAATGGGGCTCAGCCCGTTGTCGTTATCATCACGGGGCTCGACCACTATCACACTTTTATGCTCGATCACATCTCGGCGTTGACCTCGTATGGTTTTACTGTGATCACGGTTGCCATGCCAGGAACCGCCGACTCACCCATCACAGGCAAGGACGAGAAAGCCCAAGAGCAATACTGGACCAGCATTGTCGATTGGATCTCGTACAATCCAGAATTGTTCGATGCAAGCTGTGTCAGCTTCTGGGGCATCTCTGCGGGTTCATACTGGGCGTTGAGAGTCTCGCGTGTCGAGAAAAGTCGAGTCCGTAGAGTCGTAAGCCAGGGAACAGCAAGCCACTATGCGTTCACGAGGACCTGGCTTGAAGCGGCAGAGAAGCTTGCTTACCCTGTCAGCCTACAACGTGCCTTGGGCCAATCCTTCGGCTTCGCCGATCCCGAGTCGTTCAAGAATGAAGTGGAGCAGTACTCACTGTTGCGTCAAGGCCTTCTTGATCAGAATGCGGCCGAGTTAATCGCGGTCAATGGAGAACAGGACACTATTTTCCCCATCGATGACCAGCGCATCCTGGCAGAACATGGCCCAGgagcgctgctgcgatgGTTCCCGCACATGGGTCACAACGGTGAACCTCTCAGTAGTGCTTGGCTGTATGATTTTTGGCAGCAACGTGGGGCTTGTTGA
- a CDS encoding putative Tim22-complex, subunit, whose protein sequence is MSLFGLGGASSASAGNAAVSSAQIEAATAELDMVTDVFNRLVSSCHAKCISTRYAEPDLNKGESICIDRCVSKFFAVNGKVNELMQTMGQAAQGGAPGGSGSFFG, encoded by the exons ATGTCTCTCTTTGGACTCGGAGGCGCTTCCTCTGCAAGCGCTGGCAACGCCGCTGTCAGCTCGGCTCAAATCGAagctgccaccgccgaaCTCGACATGGTCACCGACGTGTTCAaccgtctcgtctcgtcttGCCACGCCAAATGCATCTCGACAAGATATGCCGAGCCCGACCTGAACAAGGGCGAAAGCATCTGCATTGACCG TTGTGTAAGCAAATTTTTTGCTGTCAACGGCAAGGTAAACGAGCTCATGCAAACCATGGGTCAAGCTGCACAGGGCGGTGCTCCTGGAGGCTCTGGCTCGTTCTTCGGTTAG
- a CDS encoding putative hexose transporter, which produces MVFQVRGTPIGALTIFIAALASMGGFLFGWDTGQISGLLEMSDFRARFATIDDPSATGGKSWNPWIEGVVVSLLSVGTAIGVLIGAPLADKLGRRYAMVVECIVFDIGVIIQVTSFYAWYQVAIGRLVTGLGVGALSAAVPLYQSETVPRQVRGALVGTYQLFITLGILLAYCTNIGTRDYSNSGQWRVPIALGIFFSSILAIGILFCPESPRWLAAQGRNEEAYKACAAVRGAKYGDGNPWVEAEYREIVSMVKADEKLEEAGWLDCFKPQHKTLYRTLLGMALQAGQQFTGANYFFYFGTAIFRSAGLDDSFVTQIILGAVNFVCTFLGLYVLERFGRRWPLIYGAAWQSFWLFVFAIAGVVGGPQPEQISSGIGKLLIVAACFFILGYASTWAPGIWIWIGESFSYRTRAKQASLATLSNWISNFLISYFSSPIANDINFAYGFVFAGCNLANCLIAFFFVYESADLTLEDVDAMYNDPNCKPWNSTKWVPAGYTSRDQIKEKDSGQASEVGEWSNSPSALPDEQEKNKSNPLQVA; this is translated from the coding sequence ATGGTCTTCCAGGTTCGAGGGACGCCTATTGGCGCCCTCACCATCTTCATTGCAGCACTCGCCTCCATGGGTggcttcctcttcggctGGGACACTGGTCAGATCAGCGGTTTACTCGAGATGTCCGACTTTCGTGCTCGCTTCGCTACCATCGACGACCCTTCGGCCACAGGCGGAAAGAGCTGGAACCCGTGGATCGAAGGCGTTGTCGTCTCGCTGTTGAGTGTCGGAACTGCTATTGGCGTACTCATCGGTGCTCCCCTTGCCGACAAGCTGGGTAGAAGATACGCCATGGTCGTCGAATGCATCGTCTTTGACATTGGCGTCATCATTCAGGTGACCTCCTTCTACGCTTGGTACCAGGTCGCCATCGGTCGTCTCGTCACTGGACTCGGAGTCGGCGCactctctgctgctgttccCTTGTACCAATCTGAAACGGTACCACGACAGGTACGAGGTGCTCTTGTTGGAACCTATCAGCTTTTCATCACGCTGGGCATCCTTTTGGCCTATTGCACCAACATTGGTACCCGAGACTACTCTAACTCGGGCCAGTGGAGAGTTCCTATCGCCCTTGgcatcttcttctcctcgaTTCTCGCCATCGGCATTCTCTTCTGCCCCGAATCACCTCGATGGCTCGCCGCTCAGGGCCGCAACGAGGAGGCGTACAAGGCATGCGCTGCGGTTCGTGGTGCCAAGTACGGCGACGGAAATCCATGGGTGGAAGCTGAATACCGCGAGATCGTCTCCATGGTCAAGGCAGACGAGAAGCTAGAGGaggctggctggctggaCTGCTTCAAGCCGCAGCACAAGACTCTCTATCGAACGCTTCTCGGAATGGCACTCCAAGCCGGTCAGCAGTTTACCGGTGCCAACTACTTCTTCTACTTCGGAACCGCGATCTTCCGAAGCGCTGGTCTTGATGATTCGTTCGTCACACAGATCATTCTGGGTGCTGTCAACTTTGTATGCACTTTCCTCGGTCTCTACGTACTCGAGCGTTTCGGCCGTAGGTGGCCTCTCATCTACGGTGCGGCTTGGCAGTCGTTCTGGCTCTTTGTATTTGCTATTGCTGGTGTAGTAGGCGGCCCACAGCCCGAGCAGATCTCGTCGGGTATCGGAAAGCTGCTGATTGTGGCTGCTTGCTTCTTCATTCTCGGTTACGCTTCCACCTGGGCTCCCGGTATCTGGATTTGGATCGGCGAGAGCTTCAGTTACCGCACACGTGCCAAGCAAGCTTCATTGGCGACCCTCAGCAACTGGATCAGCAATTTCCTCATCTCGTACTTCAGTTCGCCCATCGCCAACGATATCAACTTTGCCTACGGCTTTGTGTTCGCTGGCTGTAATTTGGCCAACTGTCTAATCGCCTTTTTCTTTGTTTACGAGTCGGCTGACCTGACGCTTGAGGACGTAGACGCCATGTACAACGACCCCAACTGTAAGCCTTGGAACTCAACCAAGTGGGTGCCTGCTGGCTACACTTCGCGAGACCAgatcaaggagaaggatTCGGGTCAGGCAAGCGAGGTGGGCGAGTGGAGCAACTCTCCTTCGGCGCTACCTGACGAGCAGGAGAAGAACAAGTCCAATCCTCTTCAAGTGGCGTGA